The nucleotide sequence CTCCCCCCAGGGTCGCCAGTCCACAGGATTCGTGGCGTGCTGGAGCAGGTAGGGGCTTTTCTGGCTCGAGAGTCGGTTGGGCTTGCGGGAGTGGTCCGCGGGGTCACGCAGCACGCGGGAAGGGTATCAGAGGCCTCCGACGCGGTGTCAGGGGCTGGTCAGCGGAATACGCCGGGCAAACCGGCCTGCCGCGCGGGCCAGGGGACCCGCCGACAGCGCGAGCAGCGTGGCGAGCGCGAGCTCGAGCGCGAGCATTCCCGCCGCGGAGATCCCGGAGGCCGTCGAAAGCCATGGAACGCCTTGGGAAACCACCGATCGGCTCGCCGTGGCCAGGGCCCAGAGTCCCTGCCAACCCCCGGCGAGTCCGCCGGCGAGCGCCAGTGACAGAACGGTGACTGGCTGGAGGATCACGCGAACCCACCAGGGAAACGCTGGCGCGACCACGGTCATCTCGAACGACTCGCTCCCGACGCGGGCCATGACGCGGTCGGTGAACCCATCGGGAGCCGAATCCCGGGCGCTCAGCGTCCGCTCCAGCGTCCGATCGACCCAGCGGTCCAGGTCTTCGGAGCTCATCCTCGCTCGCTCTCCTGCCATGCCGCGCGCAGCGCGGACCTCGCGCGACTCAGATGAGTCTTCACCGTGTTCTCCGGCATGCCGAGCACACGCGCCGCGTCCTCCACCGACCGATCGTAGAAGTAGTAGAGCGTCACCACCGCGCGCTGCGCTTCCGTCAGCCGGGTCATGAGGCGCTCCAGCTTCTCCCCTGCTTCCCCCGTGTCGGCCGATCGGTGCCCGGACGGCTCCATGGCCTCCCTGCCGATCCGCCGCGCCTCGCGCGTCCTGCGTGCCGCGAGCCTCGCCGCGCGATCGAATGCGAGCCTCACCACGATGCGGTGGAGCCACGTCGTGAAGGCGGCGTCACCGCGAAAGCGCGGAAGCGCTCGCCACACTCTCACGAACGCGTCCTGGGCCACCTCCTCGGCGTCCGCCGGGACTCGCACGATCCGCAGCGCGAGGGCATAGGCCCGATCCCGATGGCGTTCCACCAGAGCGCGGAACGCCTCGGTTTCACCACGCCGGGCCCGCTCGATCCACTCGATCTCGAGGCCGGGCGCCGGGCCCATGGTCCCCATCAGCTCCTTGGACCCGGTGTGGGGCTCGTCAGGTTTCATCGCGGCGCTGAAACCCGGGAACGACCCGCGAGGGTCCAAACCTGCGAATGGAACACCACCAGGCCGGGGCCCGGCATGGGCCCGGCGCCCCGCACCCGAAGGAGGGCAAGGCCATGTTCGGATTCGACGGCGGAGACTTCATCCCGTTTCTGGTGTTTTCGATCCCCATCATCGCGATCGTCGGCGGCATCACCACGGGCATCATCAAGACGCTCGGTCGGCAGCGACTGATCGAGCTGGCTCAGCAGGAGCGGATCGCCGCGATCCAGCGCGGCATCGACGTCTCGAAGCTTCCGCCCCTGCCCAACATCGGGCTCGACGAAGACGACCTGCTCGGACTCTCCGGCCCCGAGCGAGACCGACGTCGCGCGCAGGGGCTCCTGATCGCGGGGATCATCACGCTGGCTGTCTCCGCCGGGCTCATCGCGTTCTTCACGCTGATGGAGC is from Candidatus Eisenbacteria bacterium and encodes:
- a CDS encoding RNA polymerase sigma factor, which translates into the protein MKPDEPHTGSKELMGTMGPAPGLEIEWIERARRGETEAFRALVERHRDRAYALALRIVRVPADAEEVAQDAFVRVWRALPRFRGDAAFTTWLHRIVVRLAFDRAARLAARRTREARRIGREAMEPSGHRSADTGEAGEKLERLMTRLTEAQRAVVTLYYFYDRSVEDAARVLGMPENTVKTHLSRARSALRAAWQESERG